Proteins co-encoded in one Leptodactylus fuscus isolate aLepFus1 chromosome 4, aLepFus1.hap2, whole genome shotgun sequence genomic window:
- the LOC142200145 gene encoding RNA-binding protein 12B-B-like: protein MAVVIRLQGLPVVAGSVDIRHFFTGLQIPDGGVHIIGGNLGEAFIIFATDEDARRAMSRTGGFIKNSQIQLLLSSKTEMQNTLEISRKTNKNPKHPAVAPSGEMNRSAMTKKGANQNKFEKKTYDSDFNNSGPKQRDSYGQKYDRKEGNSSKDDVYVFLFGLPYSSTEEDIRRFFKGLDVVDVVFLLRANGLKNGNAYVKFGSAKDADTAMNFNNEYIGNRFISISKATEDKWVKAGGQLDEDYSKQPRRRTRSRSPQNQQFYVHMKNLSYGVEKQDVKHFLGAPDMADSQIKFLLDKYNNRTREGFIMLKSQRLYEKCLNLHKSNLKGRHVLILPIARKAMLELIEAYETQTPPKQERTYDGYPRREQSNLKRCIYLRNFPFDVSKAEVQKFFTGYPVHEEDICLLFDNKGVGLGEALVRFPSEEQAELAEGLNRQRFLGTEVLLRRISEEQMKELGAVNEAPVEPLVGHSSMYREIYTRVPLPEPHGGSYMLPEYDHREFRDSPERLYDPYPMEYGAGDESYGGYDMENNHAENDHSWSAPHQNFDSSSAGAIIRMKNLPYSITTAEILDFFYGYNIIPDSVDIKFNKKGMATGYATICTDNYEEALASVSELNGRPIGTRKITLTLTRL, encoded by the coding sequence ATGGCTGTAGTGATCCGCTTACAGGGGCTTCCTGTTGTTGCTGGTTCAGTTGATATTCGGCATTTCTTTACTGGTTTGCAAATTCCCGATGGAGGCGTGCATATTATTGGTGGAAATCTTGGTGAGGCATTCATCATATTTGCCACAGATGAAGATGCCAGACGAGCAATGAGTCGGACTGGAGGTTTCATTAAAAATTCGCAAATTCAGCTTTTACTAAGCAGCAAGACAGAAATGCAGAATACGCTAGAAATTAGCCGCAAAACGAACAAGAATCCGAAGCATCCGGCTGTAGCACCTTCTGGTGAGATGAACCGATCGGCAATGACGAAGAAAGGAGCAAATCAAAATAAATTTGAGAAAAAAACCTATGATAGTGATTTCAACAACAGTGGGCCTAAACAGCGTGACTCGTATGGACAGAAGTACGACAGAAAGGAAGGCAATTCTTCCAAAGATGATGTTTATGTATTTCTATTTGGGTTACCATACAGTTCAACGGAGGAAGACATCAGGCGGTTTTTTAAAGGCCTAGATGTAGTAGATGTTGTTTTTCTTCTAAGAGCAAATGGTCTAAAGAATGGAAATGCGTATGTGAAATTTGGAAGCGCAAAGGATGCCGATACAGCTATGAATTTTAACAACGAATATATAGGTAATAGGTTTATATCTATCTCAAAAGCAACAGAAGACAAGTGGGTGAAGGCTGGAGGCCAGCTTGATGAGGATTATTCCAAACAACCTAGGAGACGAACAAGGTCTAGATCACCGCAGAACCAACAGTTTTATGTGCACATGAAAAACTTATCCTATGGAGTGGAAAAACAAGATGTTAAGCATTTTTTGGGGGCACCTGATATGGCAGATTCCCAGATCAAATTTCTGCTTGATAAGTATAACAACAGAACAAGGGAAGGCTTTATCATGTTAAAAAGCCAGAGGCTGTATGAAAAATGTCTCAATTTACACAAATCCAATTTAAAGGGTCGGCACGTGTTGATCCTCCCTATTGCACGGAAGGCTATGTTAGAGTTAATAGAAGCCTATGAAACACAAACCCCTCCAAAACAAGAGCGCACATACGACGGTTATCCGAGAAGAGAGCAGTCTAACCTAAAGAGATGTATCTACTTAAGGAATTTTCCTTTCGATGTGAGTAAAGCTGAGGTTCAGAAGTTTTTTACCGGATATCCCGTGCACGAGGAGGATATATGCTTGCTTTTTGACAACAAAGGAGTTGGATTGGGAGAAGCCCTAGTAAGGTTCCCATCCGAAGAACAAGCGGAGCTTGCTGAAGGCTTAAACCGCCAACGCTTTTTGGGAACAGAAGTTCTTTTGAGGCGTATTTCTGAAGAACAGATGAAAGAGTTGGGCGCTGTCAATGAAGCTCCAGTTGAACCACTGGTCGGACATTCATCAATGTATAGAGAGATTTACACAAGAGTTCCACTACCAGAACCCCATGGTGGGTCTTATATGTTGCCTGAATATGATCATAGGGAATTTAGAGATTCTCCAGAAAGGCTATATGACCCTTATCCAATGGAGTATGGTGCAGGAGATGAGTCTTATGGTGGGTATGACATGGAAAACAATCATGCTGAAAATGATCATTCCTGGTCTGCTCCTCACCAAAACTTTGATAGCAGTTCAGCAGGAGCAATAATCCGCATGAAAAACTTACCATACTCCATTACCACTGCAGAAATTTTAGACTTTTTCTATGGTTATAACATCATCCCTGATTCCGTAGATATCAAATTTAACAAAAAAGGAATGGCCACGGGTTATGCTACGATCTGCACCGACAATTACGAGGAAGCTTTGGCTTCTGTGAGTGAGCTTAACGGAAGACCTATCGGAACACGGAAAATTACTTTGACTTTGACCAGGCTTTAA